CAACTCACACAAGGCTCAGCATACATTCTGTAAGACATGTGGTGTTCAAAGTTTTTATACACCAAGATCTAATCCAGATGGCTATGGTAGGTCCAATCAAATGTTTTATACTTGTTTTTATCAAAgctttgaaaatatattaacgtGACAATTTATAAGTCTGCAATCCCAGAAACAAAATGTGTTATGCAACAGATAATATAGGAACAATGCGGCATCTAAAAAAAGAGTCGGAAGATACATTGTACCAAGGGGACATTTAATACTCATAACATAGATCTTGCCCCACATGCGACACCCGGCGGTATACGCCTATAAAATGTTAAAGATTCGTGTTTCATGTTGATGACAATTTCTGTTTATACATGTTTTactataataattatatatcGCTCGCTGAAaccaaaggatttttttttattgctgtacCATTTATTGTATACAGGTATAGCACCACACTGTATTGAATCGAACACAATAGAAAGGATAGAGGAAGAAAAATTTGATGGACAGAACTGGGACCAACACATTGAGAAGTCTGGCATAAGACAGAGATCTAAGGAATGAATAATATTACCCATATAGTTACATTGTGACGTATTTGTTTGAAGCTGGTTATACATGTGTCAGATGGTCGATTTAGATTAATATGATCAATTGTATGGAAACTCATTTAAGACTTTGTAATATACCAAAAGATAGTATACAACTGTAAATACAtaatagttttgtaaatagatataaataaaaaaggtgcaaataaatatatttcaggtGTTCGAATTGTGAATGATATCAGTTGTGGTTtggtaaaaacaaaaatgtatttaaatactaaaaatacaaatacagtgtcaaattatacaaatgtagtttatatatataaactcagtggcggatcctgAAATTGTCATTGAGGGGGCGGGCGCAGAATGCCAAAAGAGAGGGCCATACATCAGTGATTCCAAATAAACAACCAAATGTTTCCGAAAAATGAGGGACCGGGATCCCTCCCCTAAATCCGTCTGTAACTCACTGTACAGTCTAATAATAAAATGGTGGATACTAAATGTAATCATGACATTTGTGTTAGTTATTCATTTGACTAGGAATTTAAGATCAGAAAGCATACATTTGTATGTTGGACATATACAATAATTGTTTACACAATGACTGATTTGATTGTTGCTTACTAacgtccagtggcacatattcctaaaaatatgtttttgattgTTAAACAATATTAACGTCAGCACACTGGATACTTATCCGATTGTAAACATGTCCTGTGTATATCCCTCTCTTACAAGTTCATCTCTTCCACTGCACTTTTAAACGGTCTCCCACGCTTGAAATATAATAACCTACGCCAAGCTCATTCATCAGGTTCATTGACAGCGAGTTGGCGTAAATTAAAGAACGAAACTTCAAAATGAACTAAAAACAGGTTCATGCAAATAAAACAGCAACCGAATGTTACAAATGACCGACATATAATAAGACATCTAGAGGTTACCcagtttttaaattaaattggtCAGATCGTTTTATGACTAGAACAGACATGAAATCGCTTCTAAAATTAACTTTACTTTTCTTTAAACCGTCTTAAATACCGACAGTCTTCAATTTCCTCCAGTCTTTCTTCCAAGGTAGGATTGTGCATGAATATATCGGGTTCAATATCATAGTCACGTGATTTGATGACGGTtggtttaattttgtaaataggAGGTAGCTGTGGCGGAGGTAGTTTTAACGGTCTCTGTTTATTAAATTCACTTCGAATACTGCTCGGTCGAATGTCTGTTTTTAGAGGACTTGGTGTTGGCGGTTTCTGGACCTTTCTGTCGACCAAAAATAACTTTCCAATCTCCTGATCCTGCGCAACAAACGATGCTGTGAAAGCCTTCACTTCGTTAGCCTTCTCAAAACGTCGAAGCTTCTCGTTGTTCACATAATCATTTTTAATTCTGAACTGCAGAATtcggtttttaattttcttctttaGTTTATCAGGTGAAATGTATATAGGTTTTGAATCATAAGTTAACGTATTTTCATCATTAATAACTGGAATTTTGTCTTTTGAACTATCCTCCTTTGGTGGGATACACGGCAGACTATAACTCCTTACGATATCCATAAATGTTGTTACcttaaaaagaaacacaaaaagttattAAGAGTTATCTCCACTTTAACATTAAACAATCAATTAATAGTATGCGAGTGATTTACATTGTTTACATGTAACATGTTTTAATTCCAAAATAACTTTCCGAAGTTTTTCCTttagaaataaaatgtataaattaataGTCTTGAAAATTGACAACAACATAACAGCACAACTTATTTTAACGTACACGTATGTAGTATacttttaaaatctataaaatatctATATGCTAGTGCGATTTAAACCTGTAGATATGGTAAATATATAGAGATTTTATCGTTTGATGTCGTTCTTATACCTCTATATATTTTCTGTTGTTAGGCAATATTGTCCCTGATTCATGTATATTAAGTATAGTATCATAGATTGCAGTGCCCTATTCACTTTCTTTAGAAGCCTTGGTGGTTCAAATGTTAACTACAAATTCAAAAGGACGAGATGTTTAAAGCCCCAAGAAGAGCAATATCATTGGCAACATCAaacttcaaattcaaatattcatgCGATATAATGGTCTGCAAATTAAAACAACGACGGGTAAATGTTGAAGatttaacaaatataacagacattGCACCTTACGAAGAAAAATAGTAATATAACTCCATCAACGCTTGTGATAGTGGTAATTATCTGTCGTTAGTTGgactatttaaaatatataccatACAATTCAAATCAAGTATCAAGACCTTATCAAGTAGAAAAAAAGTCAATATAATGTTACTTTTGAAAGAGCTTTTTAAAAGAAAGTTTTTTACCAATTAAAAACCATAAGAATTGTAATTTATCAAGTAAGTCAACAATAAAGAGCTCCGAAGTTGGGTGGTAATACTATCTTGCATATTTTCAACCATTCATCTATAAGTTAAAATTAAAGAAAGTAgcaattgatattataaaaaagattAATACCTActataatatattaatataaagtATATCAATCTTAGATAGAATCAGATGATTATCCCAATACCTTGAATGAGCTGTTATAATTACTGTGACAGTCTATTTTTTGTgaccctttatatcttgctgccCGGTGTGATCCAAAACTCCGTGTTGAccgaagaccgtactttgacctgtaatagttttacttttacaaattgagacttgGAAGGAGGTTGTCTCATTAgaactcataccacaccttcttatagcTATGATTGCATGTTTGAGCaaattcaaataaacaaataattgtaaaaatgcaaattaaaaaaacaaataattgtaaaaatgcaaattaaaaaaaacaaataattgtaaaaatgcaaataagataattatttttAACATCAAGTGCCAGTAATAAATGCATATCCAGGACGAAAATGGGTTCATAGGATATAAATAAGTCACTTGCTTTGTACCAGACTGTCGACACGCTGACCCGGATAGTTAGACATCGGACATATTGTTCTGATTCCACTCCGACCAGTTTCAGTCGCATGGCAAGCGAAGTAGCAGAAATTACAAACTTCAAGCTGTTTATACTTTGACTCGGcgtttagttcatttatatgttttagagtttTTATTGTCAAGGGTCCAGATGAGGCCGCCACACGGCAAATGccgcgttgaagacccattggtggccattGGCTGTTTTGTACTCTTTGGTcgcgggttgttgtatctttgacacactGTCTGCTTCCTATCTAcattatattttgacaattttgtctGTCCCTTTTATACTCTttgatttgtatgcatttaaatgttaaatattgGAAATTTTGAACTTATCAGATGAAGTTCAACTTAAAAACAAATGACGTggttttttgtttagttttatctgtctgtctgtgtgtgtgtgttataTGTATATGTAGAATTTTAAAGACTAGTCACACAGAAAATGCTAAGAATTTTTAAGACTAGTCACACAGAAAGTGCTATGAATTTTTAAGACTAGTCACACAGAAAGTGCTATGAATTTTTAAGACTAGTCACACAGAAAGTgctatgattttttaaaactagtCACACAGAAATAGCATAGAAATATTCGGTAATCGTAGTCATCAGCTATACTACCAAATGCAGAAGAGACCAGTGGTGAAAtgtgtgcctgtctcaagtcaggagcctctggcctgtgCTAGTattgtaagatttttaattttagttcatttatatatatattcagagtttaattaaagtattacatccattatcactgagcAAGTACACATTTCTGTTTAAGGGCCAGATG
The window above is part of the Mytilus edulis chromosome 6, xbMytEdul2.2, whole genome shotgun sequence genome. Proteins encoded here:
- the LOC139528547 gene encoding uncharacterized protein; translated protein: MDIVRSYSLPCIPPKEDSSKDKIPVINDENTLTYDSKPIYISPDKLKKKIKNRILQFRIKNDYVNNEKLRRFEKANEVKAFTASFVAQDQEIGKLFLVDRKVQKPPTPSPLKTDIRPSSIRSEFNKQRPLKLPPPQLPPIYKIKPTVIKSRDYDIEPDIFMHNPTLEERLEEIEDCRYLRRFKEK
- the LOC139528546 gene encoding centromere protein V-like, with translation MADDLVTHSGSCHCGAVKFEVVAEKVLHVYDCNCSICKKKQNKHFVVPKSRFKLLQGADNITTYTFNSHKAQHTFCKTCGVQSFYTPRSNPDGYGIAPHCIESNTIERIEEEKFDGQNWDQHIEKSGIRQRSKE